The Methanolobus sp. WCC4 genome includes the window GCACCATATAGGAAACCGGCAAAGATAATTGTATAGAGTAAATAGGAAAATGTACTCTTTGCTTTTTGGTATATATCACGTTGAGATGAGACTTCCAGCATGATAGCTGGTTCTCCATATAGGTCATTGACAATTCTGTAACCGATTATAGTGTTCTCACTGACAGTTTCGATATACATCGATTCCTGTCCCCTCTGGATCAACTCTGCCAGAGATCCAGTCTCAGGGTCTAAAGAAGGATCTTGAAGTATATGATATTGAAGTGGAATGTCATGAAGCTGACTGAAAAAGACATCAGAACCCTGGTCAAGATAGCAACCAACTACAATTGTACTGACCATAGTGCCATTAAGTGACAGATCGATCGGACGTGAGGAAAAAATAGCAGGACCATCGGAGAGTACAACCATACCTGAGGGGGAATATTCGTTTTCAGAGGAAGGTACCAGAGGTCCATTTTCAGAAAGGATACCTGTTACATCCTGTGGAAAAGGAACTTCTCCATCTGTTGATGCATCATATGATCTTTCATAGATGATATTTCCCGAATCATCCAGAAGAATAAGGAAATTCTGATCAAATTCTCTGAGCTCACGGTCTGCAAGGTCAGATACCACTGCACCTTTATCGTTGATGAGAGTACCGGAACCAAAAACCTCTGCGAAATGCTGGACCGCCACATCAGTATGCACAATGGAATTACTATAATGATCCAGCACCAGGTCCATCTCATCTGCGATATCTTTATGTTCAAGCTCCTCAAAACTCTTGAATATTATAGAGCCTGCACTGAGATATAAGGTGAATACCAGAAAGAACAGAGTTAAACTGAATACTAGTAGCGTTTTTGTGCGGAGTTTCATAAACTACCCAAACCCATATAGAGGATGTAACCTCTCATTTATTTACTTCAGTTCGATTGTCCAAGATGATATTGCACCTTTTCCTTGAAACTGTGGATGTCAATAGGTTTGGATATATAGTCTATACATCCAGCTGCTATGAAACGTTCATCGTCCCCACGCATTGAATGTGCGGTCAGGGCTATTACAGGAACATCCTTTGTGCTCTCATTTTCCTTTAAGCGGGACAGAACCTCAAGACCATCCATCTTTGGAAGCTGAATATCCAGAAGGATCAGATTAAAATCACTCTCTTTTACCTTTTCAAGAGCAATAAAGCCGTCTTCTGCAGGAGTTACATTATAACCATAGGATTCCAGAAGGTCTACAGTAAGTTCCATGTTCACCGGATTATCTTCTATTACAAGTATTCTATGCATTTTTTCCCTCAGTTTATAGATTCACTTTTCCATATGCCAGCAGCCATATCATTTTGTAGGCCATACAAATGAGAACTGACATGCCTGTATCAGTGAATGGATGATAAATATAATAACTTGATGATAATATTACTTAGTTATTTACCCTATAAAAGTATATCGCATTTTAGCATTACCTGCTATTATTATAGAAGATGTTACTCAAAAAAACAACAAACGCCAAATGTTGAAAAAATAAGCAAATTGTGAATTTATCCTGTGAGATACTGCATACCTACGCTCCGAATCAAACATGATCTGGTGATACATATAAAGTATAAAACACATTAAAAAGTGATCCAATTTGAAAAAAAATAACTCTAATGTAGATATGAGGAATGCCATCCAGATGATACATGGGTCACCCCATCACATCGTACTGATAATTACCGGCGGGGGAACCGAAGCCATAGGGGAACTATTGAGGCATGGAAAGGGTTCAACAACCCTTCTTGAGGCAAACGTTCCATACAGCAGGGAAGCACTGATAGACCTCATTGGAAAAGAGCCCTCAAGTTATGCTTCCCCGAAGACTGCAAAGGATATGGCAATGTCAGCTTACAGGAGAGCACTTTTTCTGAACAGGGATACAGAGAGGGACAAAAAGGAACTTATAGGGATCGGGGTTACCTGTAAACTCACAAAAGGTGAAGATGAACGTAAAGGAAGGAAGCATGAAGTGCATCTTGCTTACCAGTCATATAACAGAACAGGCGTATCAAGCTTTTTCCTGAAAGAAAGTGCTACAAGGGAAGAACAGGAAAAGATTGCTGCCACCCTTATCATCGATAAGATCGCAGATATATGCGCTCTTAATAAAAGAACAGAAATGCTGCCGGAAGATGTAATGGCAGAAGAGACTGTTGAGAAGGAAACAGAAGTATCAGATCCCGTTGCAGAACTATTGTTGAGAACTCTGGAAGATATCAATTCAAAAGGACATGTGAAGCCTTTGAAGGTTGATATGGAAATCAGCAGCAATGAACCGAAGATAATATTGTCAGGTTCCTTCAATCCATGCCACAAGAACCATATTGAAATGGCAGGAATAGCTTCTGGAATATATAATGCTCCGGTAGATATGGAAATTTCGCTTGCGAATGTGGACAAACCACCCATAGACCTGATATCCCTTGAAGAAAGGATCGATTCAATAATGAAGTGGCATGACAGGAGATACATGGGGAATATATATCTGACAAATTCACCCCTGTTCGCCGACAAAGCCGTACTCTTTCCTAACTGTATTTTTATTATAGGCACTGACACATTGAACAGATTGTTCAATAAGAGATACTACAGAAAGGGAGAGGATACAAAGAGCCTGGTGGAACACTTCAAAAGATACAATGTCAGATTTGTTGTCTTCATACGAAAAGGAGTGGAGATCTCAAAAGATATTGAGATACCGGACATCTGTGATATTGTCCCACTTGAAGCATACATGGATGATGGCACCTCATCCACAAAGATACGAGAAAGGAACATGGATCAGGAATGATCATCTGACCCTCTTATCTTACATGCATTGTATATAGGAGGATAACTGCGAAGCTCACTGTTCTCCAGAATATCGGAGTTGACAGCACAGACCATTCTATAGACTATCGATTGCGCCTTCAGGACACATTTTTCATCCATTTCTTCCCACCTGTCGGATGAAATATTGTCAAGCACCTCTTTCAGG containing:
- a CDS encoding response regulator, with the translated sequence MHRILVIEDNPVNMELTVDLLESYGYNVTPAEDGFIALEKVKESDFNLILLDIQLPKMDGLEVLSRLKENESTKDVPVIALTAHSMRGDDERFIAAGCIDYISKPIDIHSFKEKVQYHLGQSN